A genomic window from Candidatus Delongbacteria bacterium includes:
- a CDS encoding thioredoxin family protein yields the protein MQLARLLLALLTLSRVLIAGPGEPAVDVFDPQSDVPVEVLLSHEALAPGAPARLAVVYHVPANYHITDIANGLFYVEADTLDGLRLDNIRYPEPIVDSHGDKVYRGSVIVTADIALDRDVSADLPWTVRAGFQVCSETGALTCYLPVDLEFPLEFPMVASPEQMRPLHPEIFGETMAAAEPAAEEGLQGRLDAALAKGSWIAFLIVFVLGILSSMTPCVYPMIPITISFIGARSGNSRWTGFIQSVWFVVGMALVFSTLGVVAAASGGVFGAAGQSPIFLVGLAVLFLVLAASMFGAFDLQLPNTWMEKLPSGRKNGPAGAIIMGGITGFIAAPCVGPVIATLLLFIANTGNLVNGFFLMLAYSLGMGSLFLVIGTFAGALNMLPGAGSWMETVKHFFGVVMVAMALWFLRTLIPAEIMVYLVGGGLVIFGVFSDAFSPLPEDAGHGPRFMKAVGIIAVLLGARYLIFGLGSPVASMVAGTAGPVASAQKAEVAWTVSSPESDTHDALLAAAAAEGKPVVMDFWAEWCVQCKELDHETWSDPRVMEEAARFTTIKMDMTRTSSDWAKAQNQGYTIVGMPTVIFFDASGHEVRRFNGFHKADKVLEWMREVR from the coding sequence TGTCCCGCGTGCTGATCGCCGGGCCGGGCGAGCCCGCAGTCGATGTGTTCGATCCCCAGTCCGATGTGCCGGTCGAAGTCCTGCTCTCGCACGAGGCGCTGGCCCCGGGCGCACCCGCACGGCTGGCGGTGGTCTACCATGTGCCCGCCAACTACCACATCACGGACATCGCCAACGGACTGTTCTATGTGGAAGCGGACACTCTGGACGGACTGCGGCTTGACAATATCCGCTATCCCGAGCCGATCGTCGATTCGCACGGCGACAAGGTCTATCGGGGCTCGGTCATCGTCACCGCCGACATCGCGCTGGATCGTGATGTGAGCGCCGATCTGCCCTGGACCGTGCGGGCCGGGTTCCAGGTCTGCAGCGAAACCGGAGCGCTTACCTGCTACCTGCCCGTGGATCTGGAATTCCCGCTGGAGTTCCCCATGGTGGCCTCGCCCGAGCAGATGCGGCCCCTGCATCCCGAGATCTTCGGCGAAACCATGGCCGCCGCCGAGCCCGCCGCCGAAGAAGGCCTGCAGGGGCGTCTGGATGCGGCTCTGGCCAAGGGCAGCTGGATCGCTTTTCTGATCGTGTTCGTGCTGGGCATTCTCAGCAGCATGACGCCCTGCGTGTACCCCATGATTCCCATCACCATCAGCTTCATCGGGGCCCGCAGTGGCAACAGCCGCTGGACCGGTTTCATCCAGTCGGTGTGGTTCGTGGTGGGCATGGCGCTGGTCTTCAGCACGCTGGGCGTGGTGGCGGCGGCCTCCGGTGGCGTCTTCGGTGCCGCCGGACAGAGCCCGATCTTCCTGGTGGGTCTGGCCGTGCTGTTTCTTGTTCTGGCCGCCAGCATGTTCGGCGCCTTCGACCTGCAGCTGCCCAACACCTGGATGGAGAAGCTGCCCAGCGGTCGCAAGAACGGCCCCGCGGGCGCGATCATCATGGGCGGCATCACCGGGTTCATCGCCGCGCCCTGCGTGGGACCCGTGATCGCGACCCTGCTGCTGTTCATTGCCAACACGGGCAACCTGGTCAACGGCTTCTTCCTGATGCTGGCCTACTCGCTGGGCATGGGCTCGCTGTTCCTGGTGATTGGCACCTTCGCCGGTGCGCTGAACATGCTGCCCGGCGCCGGCAGCTGGATGGAAACGGTCAAGCACTTCTTCGGCGTGGTGATGGTGGCCATGGCGCTGTGGTTCCTGCGCACCCTGATTCCCGCCGAGATCATGGTCTATCTGGTGGGTGGTGGTCTGGTGATCTTCGGTGTCTTCAGCGACGCCTTCAGCCCCCTGCCCGAGGACGCCGGCCACGGGCCGCGCTTCATGAAGGCGGTGGGCATCATCGCGGTCCTGCTGGGAGCACGCTACCTGATCTTCGGTCTGGGCAGCCCCGTGGCGAGCATGGTGGCCGGTACCGCCGGTCCGGTGGCAAGCGCGCAGAAGGCCGAAGTCGCCTGGACCGTTTCCTCACCCGAGTCGGATACCCACGACGCCCTGCTGGCCGCGGCGGCCGCCGAAGGCAAGCCCGTGGTGATGGACTTCTGGGCCGAGTGGTGCGTGCAGTGCAAGGAGCTGGATCACGAGACCTGGTCGGACCCGCGGGTGATGGAAGAAGCCGCGCGCTTCACCACCATCAAGATGGACATGACGCGCACCTCCAGCGACTGGGCCAAGGCCCAGAACCAGGGCTACACCATCGTGGGCATGCCCACCGTGATCTTCTTTGACGCCAGTGGGCACGAAGTCCGGCGCTTCAATGGATTCCACAAGGCCGACAAGGTGCTGGAGTGGATGCGCGAGGTGCGCTGA